In Cryptomeria japonica chromosome 10, Sugi_1.0, whole genome shotgun sequence, a genomic segment contains:
- the LOC131043265 gene encoding wax ester synthase/diacylglycerol acyltransferase 11: MHWVETEVNVDEHVIIPEFPPGQTEYDEFVKDYIGNIHLTPLPKCRPLWAFHFINYNTSKARATMVINMHHSLGDGTSLMSLLLCCVTRVDDPNLPVTFPSFTSPPHKTIPYYSWVSTEFIYYMFQRIFVPLLVLWYTVSDLITNFLRIILMEDSKLPFRGPPGVEMLPKVMSSVTFLMEDVKKIKNSVGGTVNDVVMGVIFYGFQRYLEISVSHGEMLGVTKEMAKSRVTGIVCMNTRELSGLKDIKDMLKFNSRAPWGNHFGMLQIPMPVANAESPLDFVRRAKQIIDRKKMSLEVFLTRRILCSIGRRASASGIYNTLANTTLALSNMIGPTEKIALNQIPVKSISFSVSGIPQTLLLTVVSYMGSVRLEVIGTKGYVNSDTLAKCFTECFEEMKEATKGL, translated from the exons ATGCATTGGGTAGAAACTGAAGTAAACGTGGATGAGCATGTAATTATTCCAGAGTTTCCTCCGGGTCAAACTGAATATGATGAGTTTGTGAAAGACTATATCGGTAATATACACCTAACCCCTCTTCCCAAGTGTAGGCCCTTGTGGGCGTTTCACTTCATCAACTACAATACAAGCAAGGCCAGAGCCACAATGGTTATAAACATGCACCATTCGTTAGGTGATGGTACTTCCCTCATGTCCTTACTACTCTGTTGTGTCACCAGAGTAGACGACCCCAATCTCCCTGTTACTTTTCCTTCATTTACATCTCCACCTCACAAAACTATTCCATACTATTCATGGGTTTCCACTGAATTTATTTATTACATGTTTCAAAGGATATTTGTTCCTCTGCTTGTACTGTGGTACACTGTTTCTGATCTCATTACCAACTTCCTTAGAATTATATTGATGGAGGATAGCAAGTTGCCCTTTCGCGGGCCTCCTGGTGTTGAGATGCTGCCGAAAGTCATGTCTTCTGTCACCTTCCTCATGGAAGACGTCAAAAAGATAAAGAATTCCGTCGGAGGA ACGGTAAATGATGTGGTAATGGGCGTAATATTCTATGGTTTTCAACGATATCTGGAGATTTCTGTTTCTCATG GAGAAATGTTAGGAGTCACGAAGGAAATGGCGAAGTCAAGAGTAACAGGGATTGTGTGCATGAACACAAGAGAGTTGTCAGGATTGAAG GATATAAAAGATATGCTGAAATTTAACAGTCGAGCACCATGGGGAAACCACTTTGGGATGTTACAAATCCCTATGCCCGTAGCTAATGCAGAGAGTCCATTAGACTTCGTACGAAGAGCAAAGCAAATCATAGACAGGAAGAAAATGTCACTGGAAGTCTTCCTTACCAGAAGAATACTATGCTCTATAGGCCGAAGG gcATCTGCTAGTGGTATATATAACACTCTGGCAAACACAACATTAGCATTATCGAATATGATCGGCCCGACAGAAAAGATAGCTCTCAATCAAATTCCGGTTAAGAGCATCTCTTTCTCAGTATCTGGGATTCCTCAG ACACTTCTTTTGACGGTAGTGAGCTACATGGGAAGTGTGAGGTTGGAAGTGATTGGCACCAAAGGCTATGTAAATTCTGATACTCTAGCGAAGTGTTTTACCGAGTGCTTTGAGGAGATGAAGGAGGCCACAAAGGGATTATGA